In Musa acuminata AAA Group cultivar baxijiao chromosome BXJ3-9, Cavendish_Baxijiao_AAA, whole genome shotgun sequence, a single genomic region encodes these proteins:
- the LOC103997617 gene encoding protein CHROMATIN REMODELING 4 isoform X1 has protein sequence MREESSLCDDMIDRNWVLKRKRKRITSGVNLLNGKEGTSLSSESLLKSTSVKRKLKGDIDKIKGHDGHYFECAVCDLGGNLLCCDSCPQTYHLECLTPPLKCTPPGKWHCPSCSDHKDNVKTPSNAEAYLRRARTKTMFEKSTIVHKQTINDKASLSERNFIPENNKGKTTFSRTAPVQKKSDSSTHDKLVSLGGILAPAESKIKKKSEFSFHWKTSSRKEAHSLVKSLKSDHSKNFPEESSDKYKRDVQRKKLIVPFALPTQKARKKKQKLSRRDKKKRSRTEKGKDVATAVSNELSTENCFETSGSPKKCESFDQWISASKKEDKTLKYDSEEQYEVDRILGCRVQPNTTMSSQTIRSATHQEYANSEINSGCLAIGQASYGIIDPQNSSKLLVQCQNGSKVETKDTESALKDGFDGEANLVSEEKNVCHKAAVCEAHNGQCETKGFSENAVSATECSQDGFITKKSCAALEDSPMNKSDTAQKVNMEDLADLDLASAQMQSDSHMQTGSSQLIVSCDLDGKEGVILERHPENNVESRTTEEMIQDSETKNNNVVYEFLVKWVGRSNIHNSWVPESQLKILAKRKLENYKAKYGTTVINICEEQWKKPLRVIALRACKDGLKEALVKWCGLPYDECTWERLDESIINESAHLVDELKRIESQTFNKDVKDDIQWMKGECQDVVPLLDQPQELKGGLLFPHQLEALNWLRKCWRKSKNVILADEMGLGKTISACAFISSLYSEFKAKLPCLVLVPLSTMPNWMAEFALWTPHLNVVEYHGCAKARSIIRQYEWHASDPSKSDKSTKLYKFNVLLTTYEMVLADTSHLRGVPWEVLIVDEGHRLKNSSSKLFGLLNTFSFQHRVLLTGTPLQNNIGEMYNLLNFLQPVSFPSLSAFEEKFDDLTTAEKVEELKKLVAPHMLRRLKKDAMQNIPPKTERMVPVELTSIQAEYYRAMLTKNFQILRNIGKGGTQQSLLNIVMQLRKVCNHPYLIPGTEPDSGSVEFLHEMRIKASAKLTLLHSMLKILYKEGHRVLIFSQMTKLLDILEDYLAIEFGPKTFERVDGSVSVANRQAAIARFNQDKSRFVFLLSTRSCGLGINLATADTVIIYDSDFNPHADIQAMNRAHRIGQSKRLLVYRLVVRASVEERILQLAKKKLMLDQLFVNKSGSQKEVEDILRWGTEELFNDSEGVNGQDLKEASTSKLDAVLDSEHKHRRRAGGLGDVYKDKCTEGCTKILWDENAIQKLLDRSDLQSVPENTDVDLENDMLGTVKSVDWNDDTNEEPDGTDLLSGIAGDGSEQKSEAKEDNAAGGTEENEWDRLLRVRWEKYQLEEEAALGRGKRLRKAVSYKETFASIPSETFSESGNEEEEPEHEYTPAGRALKEKFARLRARQKERIAQRQTAELSNMIDKTELPNESLVQSVNEMEGLAKKNHDNKNDQVVAINLEDNRPSQQLDGNRSESFARFGKFSKHGYKRFHSDHLDLSVRPPENLSPDIFLPSHQLQSANIASSMPSSSLLPVLGLYAPNANQVGLSSRNFRAPLRQPISSSEQRQINRGNVEYLFPSASSSRPSSDQSVEVREKSASTSTLPEASGYSLNHKLKNMIPDSYFPFCTPAPTSGRPPLDALENSGSSFASFQEKLGLPNLILDDKLVPKFPLPSKSLMKQHVDLLPSLSLGMEFVNDTFQEFPDMPVLPNFKQQPSDSLKQKQQMTELPSMHGLGHVQGTYSSLPENHQMVLDNIMMRSQSATNKLFKKRLKVDAWSEDELDSLWIGVRRHGRGNWDAMLRDPILKFSKYRTAEDLSLRWKEEQQKIMDVPAFSAPKSSKSLSFPGISDGMMTRALLGSKFSGLGSERPKSLSHLTDIHLGCGDFKSSFPCIDPFGQVSRIDENFPQVVAWQHERLRPNYTGDLSAGAFNRLDNVSLPFDHPCQGNLATSLSVNLQKNEDEYHAKKNHPVPVVPDKQLNLLHNSSCNVNPKESNMGIPLIPQKKQVFPNFSSNNDIALGSSNTDKLPHWLREAVNIPSSRPSEREVPLMLPPAVSAIAQSVRLLYGEEKTFPPFAIPGPLPIQPKDPRKSLKRKKKLNKLRQLTPDIGCATKNFDHGASSSIPPAPEIMEFVPDPGKSDLSENLTQNLNLNSPSSSLFVTQGKSSVSALAPSPEVLPLVTSCMPSGPSELLITDMPGPSCQVAEISESNDLVFKQDKEVLNGDKKDIHGKQKIHENSLLGCWDTMLSSEKIDQVDDGDLSKTHSDTSKSNQVKVEEMSSEETMSDDH, from the exons ATGAGGGAAGAAAGCTCTTTGTGTGATGACATGATAGACAGGAATTGGGTATTGAAGCGCAAGAGAAAACGGATAACATCTGGAGTGAATCTTTTAAATGGGAAGGAGGGTACCTCCCTATCTTCAGAGTCCCTGCTGAAGAGTACTTCTGTTAAGAGGAAGCTGAAAGGTGACATTGACAAAATCAAAGGGCACGATGGC CATTACTTTGAGTGTGCTGTATGTGATCTTGGTGGCAATTTACTTTGTTGTGATAGTTGTCCTCAAACCTATCACCTTGAATGCCTCACTCCACCACTTAAG TGTACCCCACCTGGAAAGTGGCATTGCCCAAGCTGTTCTGATCACAAAGATAATGTGAAAACACCAAGTAATGCAGAGGCTTATTTAAGACGAGCAAGAACGAAGACCATGTTTGAGAAGTCTACAATCGTGCATAAACAAACTATCAATGACAAGGCATCACTTTCTGAGAGAAACTTTATTCCagaaaataataaaggaaaaacTACTTTCTCCCGTACAGCTCCAGTTCAGAAGAAGTCCGATTCCTCTACACATGATAAATTGGTATCCCTTGGTGGAATCTTGGCACCAGCTGAGAGTAAAATTAAGAAGAAGTCAGAATTTTCTTTTCATTGGAAAACAAGCTCCCGTAAGGAAGCACACTCTCTTGTTAAATCCTTGAAATCAGATCATAGCAAAAATTTTCCCGAAGAAAGTTCTGATAAGTACAAGAGGGATGTGCAAAGAAAGAAACTTATTGTTCCATTTGCTCTGCCCACTCAGAAAGCCaggaaaaagaagcaaaaacttaGCAGGAGAGATAAGAAGAAGAGATCTAGAACTGAAAAAGGAAAAGATGTTGCAACAGCTGTTAGTAATGAATTATCGACAGAAAATTGTTTTGAAACTAGTGGGTCACCTAAAAAATGTGAGTCATTTGATCAGTGGATTTCTGCATCTAAGAAAGAAGACAAAACACTGAAATACGACAGTGAAGAACAGTATGAG GTTGATCGCATTCTGGGATGTCGTGTCCAACCTAACACCACAATGTCTAGCCAAACAATTAGATCTGCTACTCATCAAGAATATGCTAACTCAGAGATTAATTCAGGGTGCTTGGCCATCGGACAGGCATCATATGGTATAATTGATCCTCAAAACAGTAGCAAGTTACTGGTACAGTGTCAAAATGGAAGCAAAGTTGAAACAAAGGATACAGAAAGTGCTCTTAAGGATGGATTTGATGGTGAAGCCAATTTGGTTTCTGAGGAAAAGAATGTATGTCATAAGGCTGCAGTATGTGAAGCTCATAATGGCCAATGTGAAACTAAAGGGTTTTCTGAAAATGCTGTTTCAGCAACAGAATGTTCGCAGGATGGATTCATCACAAAGAAAAGTTGTGCAGCTCTGGAGGATTCTCCAATGAATAAATCAGATACTGCCCAAAAAGTTAATATGGAAGATTTGGCAGATTTAGATCTAGCTAGTGCACAAATGCAGAGTGATTCACATATGCAGACAGGATCTTCTCAGTTAATTGTTTCCTGTGATTTAGATGGCAAAGAGGGGGTAATTCTTGAGAGACATCCAGAAAATAATGTTGAAAGTAGAACAACAGAGGAGATGATACAGGATTCAGAAACTAAGAACAATAATGTTGTCTATGAATTTCTTGTTAAATGGGTGGGGCGATCGAACATTCATAACAGTTGGGTTCCTGAATCACAATTGAAAATTTTGGCGAAAAGAAAGCTGGAGAATTATAAAGCTAAATATGGGACCACTGTCATCAATATTTGTGAGGAACAATGGAAGAAACCACTGCGTGTCATTGCTCTTCGGGCTTGTAAAGATGGCCTCAAAGAAGCTTTGGTTAAATGGTGTGGCCTTCCATACGACGAATGCACTTGGGAACGATTAGATGAATCTATTATCAATGAGTCAGCTCATCTGGTAGATGAACTGAAACGGATAGAATCCCAGACTTTTAATAAGGATGTTAAAGACGATATCCAGTGGATGAAAGGTGAATGCCAAGATGTTGTTCCTCTTCTGGACCAACCACAAGAGCTAAAGGGCGGGTTGCTTTTTCCACATCAGCTAGAAGCTTTAAACTGGCTACGCAAGTGCTGGCGTAAGTCTAAAAATGTGATCCTTGCTGATGAGATGGGGCTTGGAAAAACCATATCAGCATGTGCTTTCATCTCATCATTGTACAGTGAATTCAAGGCTAAGCTGCCTTGTTTGGTTTTGGTACCTCTTTCCACTATGCCTAACTGGATGGCTGAGTTTGCATTATGGACCCCACATTTGAATGTCGTGGAGTACCATGGTTGTGCAAAGGCAAGATCCATAATACGTCAGTATGAATGGCATGCTAGTGATCCTAGCAAATCAGATAAATCAACCAAGTTGTACAAGTTTAATGTTTTGTTGACTACTTATGAAATGGTGCTTGCTGATACCTCTCATCTACGTGGTGTTCCTTGGGAAGTTCTCATAGTTGATGAGGGACATCGTTTGAAGAACTCTAGTAGTAAACTTTTTGGTTTGCTTAATACATTTTCTTTCCAACACCGTGTTTTATTGACTGGAACCCCTTTGCAGAATAACATAGGCGAGATGTATAACTTACTCAACTTTTTGCAACCTGTTTCATTCCCCTCTTTATCGGCATTTGAAGAGAAATTTGATGATCTTACAACAGCAGAAAAAGTggaagagttgaaaaagcttgttGCACCGCATATGCTTCGAAGGCTTAAAAAAGATGCTATGCAAAATATCCCTCCTAAGACTGAGCGGATGGTTCCTGTTGAATTGACATCCATACAGGCTGAATATTATCGTGCTATGCTGACAAAGAATTTTCAGATTTTGCGCAACATAGGAAAAGGTGGCACTCAGCAATCACTGCTAAATATAGTGATGCAACTCCGCAAGGTCTGCAATCATCCATATCTTATTCCAGGAACAGAACCTGATTCTGGTTCAGTGGAATTCCTGCATGAAATGCGCATAAAGGCATCTGCAAAGCTGACTTTGTTGCATTCTATGCTCAAAATTTTATACAAGGAAGGGCATCGAGTTCTTATATTTTCTCAGATGACTAAGCTGCTTGATATTCTCGAGGATTACCTAGCTATAGAGTTTGGGCCTAAAACATTCGAAAGGGTGGATGGGTCAGTATCAGTGGCAAACCGTCAAGCAGCTATTGCTCGTTTTAATCAAGACAAATCTCGATTTGttttcttgttgtccacacgttCTTGTGGCCTCGGGATCAATTTGGCCACTGCTGACACTGTAATTATATATGATTCAGATTTCAATCCGCATGCTGATATACAAGCTATGAATAGAGCACACAGAATAGGGCAATCAAAGAGACTTCTAGTTTACAGGCTAGTAGTACGTGCTAGTGTTGAAGAGCGCATTTTGCAACTTGCTAAAAAAAAGTTGATGCTAGATCAACTATTTGTGAACAAGTCAGGATCCCAGAAGGAAGTGGAGGACATTCTTCGATGGGGAACTGAAGAGCTTTTCAATGATTCTGAAGGTGTAAATGGACAAGATTTGAAAGAAGCTTCTACAAGCAAACTTGATGCTGTTCTTGATAGTGAGCATAAACATAGGAGGAGGGCTGGTGGTTTGGGGGATGTATACAAAGATAAATGTACTGAGGGTTGCACAAAGATCTTGTGGGATGAAAATGCAATTCAAAAACTTCTTGATCGATCTGATCTTCAATCAGTTCCCGAAAACACTGATGTGGATCTGGAAAATGATATGCTTGGTACAGTGAAG TCAGTGGATTGGAATGATGATACAAATGAAGAACCAGATGGGACAGATTTGCTCTCTGGTATAGCTGGTGATGGTTCCGAGCAAAAATCTGAAGCAAAAGAAGATAATGCAGCTGGTGGCACTGAGGAAAATGAATGGGATAGGCTTTTACGTGTAAG GTGGGAGAAATATCAGCTTGAGGAGGAAGCAGCTCTGGGTCGAGGAAAGCGTTTGAGAAAAGCAGTGTCTTACAAGGAAACATTTGCGTCAATACCAAGTGAAACTTTTAGTGAG AGTGGTAATGAAGAGGAGGAGCCAGAGCATGAATATACGCCAGCAGGCCGTGCTTTAAAGGAAAAATT TGCTAGGCTCCGTGCTCGGCAAAAGGAACGTATTGCCCAGAGGCAGACTGCTGAACTTTCCAATATGATAGACAAAACCGAATTACCTAATGAGTCATTGGTTCAATCTGTCAATGAAATGGAAGGCTTAGCTAAAAAAAATCATGACAACAAAAATGACCAGGTTGTTGCCATCAACCTGGAGGATAATAGACCATCTCAACAATTAGATGGCAACAGAAGCGAGTCTTTTGCAAGGTTTGGGAAGTTCTCGAAGCATGGATATAAAAGATTCCACAGTGATCATCTGGATCTTTCTGTCAGACCTCCGGAAAATCTTTCTCCAGACATCTTTTTGCCTAGCCATCAGTTGCAAAGCGCAAACATTGCAAGTTCAATGCCTTCTAGCAGCCTTCTACCTGTTTTAGGACTATATGCTCCTAATGCTAATCAGGTAGGTTTGTCATCCAGAAACTTCCGTGCACCATTGAGACAACCAATATCAAGCAGTGAACAAAGACAAATAAATAGGGGAAATGTAGAATACCTGTTTCCGTCAGCTTCCAGTTCTCGACCTTCAAGTGACCAAAGTGTTGAAGTCAGAGAAAAATCTGCCAGCACATCTACATTACCTGAAGCATCAGGATACTCCTTGAATCACAAGCTGAAGAATATGATACCTGACAGCTACTTTCCATTTTGTACT CCTGCACCTACATCTGGAAGACCTCCCCTTGATGCACTTGAAAACTCAGGTTCATCCTTCGCCTCATTTCAAGAAAAACTGGGCCTTCCAAACTTAATTCTTGATGATAAGCTGGTGCCAAAGTTTCCATTACCATCAAAGAGTTTGATGAAGCAACATGTAGATCTCTTACCTAGCTTGTCATTGGGCATGGAATTCGTAAATGACACCTTTCAGGAATTCCCAGATATGCCTGTATTACCCAATTTCAAGCAACAGCCAAGCGATTCCCTGAAGCAAAAACAGCAGATGACAGAGCTACCCTCAATGCATGGTCTAGGTCATGTTCAAGGCACATATTCATCATTACCTGAAAACCATCAGATGGTTCTTGACAACATAATGATGCGAAGTCAGTCTGCAACAAATAAGTTGTTTAAGAAGAGATTAAAAGTAGATGCATGGTCCGAAGATGAACTTGATTCTCTTTGGATTGGTGTCCGTAGGCATGGAAGGGGTAATTGGGATGCGATGCTCAGGGATCCCATATTGAAATTCTCAAAGTACAGAACTGCTGAAGATTTGTCCTTAAGATGGAAAGAGGAGCAGCAAAAGATAATGGATGTGCCAGCTTTTTCAGCACCAAAATCTTCGAAGTCTCTATCATTTCCTGGAATATCAGATGGTATGATGACTCGGGCTCTGCTTGGTAGCAAATTTTCTGGCCTTGGTAGTGAACGGCCGAAATCCCTTTCTCATCTGACAGACATTCATTTGGGCTGTGGTGATTTTAAGTCTAGCTTTCCATGCATTGATCCATTTGGTCAAGTTAGTAGAATTGATGAGAATTTTCCACAAGTTGTAGCATGGCAGCATGAGAGACTTAGACCAAATTATACTGGAGACTTATCTGCTGGAGCATTTAATAGACTGGATAACGTCAGTTTGCCCTTCGATCATCCTTGTCAGGGTAACTTAGCTACGAGTCTAAGTGTGAATTTACAGAAGAATGAAGATGAATATCATGCTAAGAAGAATCATCCCGTGCCAGTTGTTCCTGACAAACAGCTGAATCTATTGCATAATTCCAGCTGTAATGTAAATCCCAAAGAATCCAACATGGGCATTCCCCTCATCCCCCAAAAGAAGCAGGTTTTTCCAAACTTTTCTTCCAATAATGATATTGCTCTTGGTAGCTCAAACACAGACAAGCTTCCTCATTGGCTTCGAGAAGCTGTCAATATCCCTTCATCCAGGCCATCAGAACGTGAGGTGCCCTTGATGTTGCCGCCAGCTGTTTCAGCAATTGCTCAATCTGTTCGTTTACTTTATGGAGAAGAGAAAACATTCCCACCATTTGCAATTCCAGGCCCTTTGCCTATCCAACCAAAAGATCCAAGGAAAAGtttgaagaggaaaaagaagttgAATAAGCTTCGGCAGCTGACCCCTGATATTGGGTGTGCTACAAAGAATTTTGATCATGGTGCTTCAAGCTCAATTCCCCCAGCTCCAGAAATAATGGAATTTGTACCTGATCCTGGAAAGTCTGACCTCAGTGAAAACCTCACTCAGAACCTAAACTTAAATTCACCATCCTCATCATTATTTGTTACACAAGGAAAAAGTTCAGTCTCAGCACTAGCACCATCTCCTGAAGTGCTGCCTTTGGTAACATCTTGTATGCCTTCTGGACCTTCTGAATTGTTGATAACAGATATGCCTGGCCCTAGCTGTCAAGTAGCAGAAATATCAGAGTCAAACGATCTTGTATTCAAACAAGATAAGGAGGTACTAAATGGAGATAAAAAAGACATTCATGGGAAACAGAAGATACATGAGAATTCACTCTTGGGTTGTTGGGATACAATGCTAAGTTCCGAGAAGATTGATCAAGTGGATGATGGAGACTTGAGTAAAACTCATTCTGATACTAGTAAATCTAACCAGGTCAAAGTTGAGGAAATGTCATCTGAAGAAACTATGTCGGATGATCATTAA